The following proteins come from a genomic window of Blastococcus sp. HT6-30:
- a CDS encoding Rieske 2Fe-2S domain-containing protein — translation MAASSAASSGWFAVARAAEIGTTPVPVGAGGRAYVVVRLRPGGEVSAFPARCPHRLVPLAGGLVTDGRLVCPAHGWRFDGDGRCTEVPTLGADGCPPPRADLVGPWAVEERYGWIWLAPEQTRAGPPRPVAEPRPEPAPPPGPPSGRVLDNLDPSLEHAWHPVAVTTELRPGGWLQVRLLGRTWTLGRSDDGLVISPSAFGVRERLGVVWLAPADPIDRTLDVPEAADRRFVPRWLPPTRSPGPAGPLADTFLDATHGPFVHATTIGTPDRADVDPVEVLAEPGGFRVVREQWVDNPVDPEVATGARPLRQRRRTTYVFRAPFRLRLRQEFLDSGAATTLLYFLQPEDLDSTRIYTCLLVSAGPGQPLPTPGWLADQVALQRRILAEDVRSQELLSISGLPLDPRDEVHVPADRAAVALRQGLCEFVAAARHLAGRSAAA, via the coding sequence ATGGCCGCATCCAGTGCTGCGTCGTCGGGATGGTTCGCGGTGGCCCGCGCCGCCGAGATCGGCACCACGCCGGTGCCGGTCGGCGCGGGCGGGCGCGCCTACGTCGTCGTCCGGCTGCGACCCGGGGGCGAGGTGAGCGCGTTCCCCGCCCGGTGCCCGCACCGGCTCGTGCCGCTGGCCGGGGGACTCGTGACCGACGGCCGGCTGGTCTGCCCCGCCCACGGATGGCGGTTCGACGGTGACGGCCGCTGCACGGAGGTCCCCACCCTGGGGGCGGACGGCTGCCCGCCTCCGCGGGCGGACCTGGTCGGCCCGTGGGCGGTGGAGGAGCGGTACGGCTGGATCTGGCTGGCCCCCGAGCAGACCAGAGCCGGCCCGCCCCGGCCGGTCGCCGAGCCGCGACCCGAGCCGGCTCCACCGCCGGGTCCGCCCAGCGGCCGGGTCCTCGACAACCTCGACCCGTCCCTGGAGCACGCCTGGCACCCGGTGGCGGTGACCACGGAGCTCCGGCCCGGCGGCTGGCTGCAGGTCCGGCTGCTGGGTCGCACCTGGACGCTGGGTCGTTCCGACGACGGCCTCGTGATCTCACCGTCGGCGTTCGGCGTCCGCGAGCGGCTCGGCGTGGTGTGGCTGGCGCCGGCCGACCCCATCGACCGGACGCTGGACGTGCCCGAGGCCGCCGATCGGCGTTTCGTCCCCCGGTGGCTGCCCCCGACGCGGTCCCCCGGCCCGGCGGGACCGCTCGCGGACACCTTCCTCGATGCGACGCACGGCCCGTTCGTCCACGCCACCACGATCGGCACGCCCGACCGGGCCGACGTGGATCCGGTCGAGGTGCTGGCCGAGCCGGGTGGCTTCCGGGTGGTGCGCGAGCAGTGGGTGGACAACCCCGTGGACCCCGAGGTGGCCACCGGCGCCCGCCCGCTGCGGCAGCGCCGCCGGACCACCTACGTCTTCCGGGCGCCGTTCCGGCTGCGCCTGCGGCAGGAGTTCCTGGACTCCGGGGCAGCCACGACGCTCCTGTACTTCCTGCAACCCGAGGACCTGGACTCCACCCGCATCTACACCTGCCTGCTGGTCTCCGCCGGCCCCGGGCAGCCCTTGCCCACGCCAGGCTGGCTGGCCGACCAGGTGGCCCTGCAGCGCCGGATCCTCGCCGAAGACGTCCGCTCGCAGGAACTCCTGTCGATCAGCGGGCTGCCCCTGGACCCCCGGGACGAGGTGCACGTGCCGGCCGACCGGGCGGCTGTGGCACTGCGGCAGGGGCTGTGCGAGTTCGTGGCGGCCGCCCGGCACCTGGCCGGCCGCTCCGCCGCAGCCTGA
- a CDS encoding DUF4212 domain-containing protein, translating to MDATQRKEYWRRNIRLMSVLLVIWALVSFGAGIVFVEPLNTIQVLGFPLGFWFAQQGSIVTFVVLIAVYVWRMDKLDAEFGIDEYEEEVHHS from the coding sequence GTGGACGCTACGCAGCGTAAGGAGTACTGGCGGAGGAACATCCGCCTGATGAGCGTGCTGCTCGTCATCTGGGCACTGGTGTCGTTCGGTGCGGGAATCGTCTTCGTCGAGCCGCTGAACACCATCCAGGTCCTCGGCTTCCCCCTCGGCTTCTGGTTCGCCCAGCAGGGGTCCATCGTCACCTTCGTCGTCCTCATCGCCGTCTACGTCTGGCGGATGGACAAGCTCGACGCCGAGTTCGGCATCGACGAGTACGAGGAAGAGGTCCACCACTCATGA
- a CDS encoding sodium:solute symporter family protein, with translation MSDIQVWTLVFVVITFGIYIYIAYASRVSTTAGFYIAGGGIPASANGAAIAADWMSAASFISMAGIVAFAGNGYAGSVYLMGWTGGYVLLALLLAPYLRKFGKYTIPDFVGDRYSESARLVAVVAAIVVSFVYVAGQMAGVGLVFQRFLGVGTTAGVVIGMVIVFFYAVLGGMKGITWTQVAQYSVLIVAYLIPVVAISAQFTGNPFPQIGFGQILGELDGLQQDLGFAAYTEAFTQTSMLNMVLITAALMFGTAGLPHVIVRFYTAKSVRAARYSALWALFFIALLYTSAPAVGAFSKYNFIDQIAGTSIGATPSWFNTWADVGLITVDDVNGNGIIDYGPDTGELLINNDIIVLATPEIAGLPAPVVGLVAAGALAAALSTASGLLLVISSSVANDVYYKRINPTATEGRQLLVGRIAMALAIVVAGYLGINPPGFVAQVVALAFGLACASFFPILVLGIFWKKTTAAGATAGLAAGLATTVAYMLWTIDIYGNGDGLFGIPETGFGTIGMLINFVVTIVVSQFTTKPSPVMQELVEEIRYPGKSRLVAAHAEGHLDDLTHGEPPHEPRSH, from the coding sequence ATGAGCGACATCCAGGTCTGGACGCTCGTCTTCGTCGTCATCACCTTCGGCATCTACATCTACATCGCCTACGCCAGTCGGGTGTCCACCACGGCGGGCTTCTACATCGCCGGTGGCGGCATCCCGGCGTCGGCGAACGGTGCCGCGATCGCGGCGGACTGGATGAGCGCCGCGTCGTTCATCTCGATGGCCGGCATCGTCGCGTTCGCCGGCAACGGGTACGCCGGGTCGGTCTACCTCATGGGATGGACGGGCGGCTACGTGCTGCTGGCGCTCCTGCTGGCGCCGTACCTGCGCAAGTTCGGGAAGTACACGATCCCGGACTTCGTCGGTGACCGGTACTCCGAGAGCGCCCGCCTGGTCGCCGTCGTCGCGGCGATCGTCGTCTCGTTCGTCTACGTCGCGGGACAGATGGCCGGCGTCGGCCTGGTGTTCCAGCGGTTCCTCGGTGTCGGCACCACGGCCGGTGTGGTCATCGGCATGGTGATCGTCTTCTTCTACGCCGTGCTCGGCGGCATGAAGGGGATCACCTGGACGCAGGTCGCCCAGTACAGCGTGCTGATCGTCGCCTACCTCATCCCCGTGGTGGCGATCTCCGCGCAGTTCACCGGCAACCCGTTCCCGCAGATCGGCTTCGGCCAGATCCTCGGCGAGCTCGACGGCCTGCAGCAGGACCTCGGATTCGCCGCGTACACCGAGGCCTTCACCCAGACCAGCATGCTCAACATGGTGCTGATCACCGCGGCACTGATGTTCGGCACAGCCGGCCTGCCGCACGTGATCGTCCGCTTCTACACCGCCAAGAGCGTGCGGGCCGCCCGGTACTCGGCGCTGTGGGCGCTGTTCTTCATCGCCCTCCTCTACACGTCCGCTCCGGCGGTGGGCGCGTTCAGCAAGTACAACTTCATCGACCAGATCGCGGGCACCTCGATCGGCGCGACGCCCAGCTGGTTCAACACCTGGGCCGACGTCGGTCTGATCACGGTCGACGACGTCAACGGCAACGGCATCATCGACTACGGGCCCGACACCGGCGAGCTGCTCATCAACAACGACATCATCGTGCTCGCGACGCCGGAGATCGCCGGCCTGCCGGCACCCGTCGTCGGCCTGGTCGCAGCCGGCGCCCTGGCCGCCGCCCTGTCCACGGCGTCCGGGTTGCTCCTGGTCATCTCGTCCTCGGTGGCCAACGACGTGTACTACAAGCGGATCAACCCCACCGCCACGGAGGGCCGGCAGCTGCTCGTGGGCCGGATCGCGATGGCGCTGGCCATCGTCGTCGCCGGCTACCTGGGCATCAACCCGCCCGGCTTCGTGGCCCAGGTGGTGGCGCTCGCCTTCGGCCTGGCCTGTGCGAGCTTCTTCCCGATCCTGGTGCTCGGGATCTTCTGGAAGAAGACGACGGCAGCCGGAGCGACGGCGGGTCTGGCGGCGGGCCTGGCCACCACCGTCGCCTACATGCTGTGGACGATCGACATCTACGGCAACGGCGACGGTCTGTTCGGCATCCCCGAGACCGGCTTCGGCACGATCGGCATGCTGATCAACTTCGTGGTCACCATCGTGGTGTCGCAGTTCACCACGAAGCCGTCGCCGGTGATGCAGGAGCTGGTCGAGGAGATCCGCTACCCCGGCAAGAGCCGGCTGGTCGCGGCGCACGCCGAGGGGCACCTGGACGACCTGACCCACGGGGAGCCGCCGCACGAGCCGCGCTCGCACTGA
- a CDS encoding manganese catalase family protein, with product MFTHTQALQYEAKPDGPDPDFARKLQEVLGGQWGEMTVATQYLLQGWNCRLPGKYKDMLLSIGTEELAHVEILVTMIDRLLDHIPLKPDAADRSKEAAAGYGTHNPQHAIVNGGGAYYRDSMGLPWSGGYVTASGNLMADFHYNATAEMQGRLQVARLYNMTDDPGVKETLKFLIARDHMHQMQWLAAIEELKADGLEGIPVPEAFPIEEEPGDAGFAFILASDGPEAAAGRWAHGPTPDGRGEFTARPIEAAADAPQLPPGDPRLFPTPQMPGQSMLQKAKDMLT from the coding sequence GTGTTCACGCACACCCAGGCGCTGCAGTACGAGGCCAAGCCCGACGGCCCGGACCCGGACTTCGCGCGCAAGCTCCAGGAGGTCCTCGGCGGTCAGTGGGGCGAGATGACCGTCGCCACCCAGTACCTGCTGCAGGGCTGGAACTGCCGGCTGCCCGGCAAGTACAAGGACATGCTGCTCTCGATCGGCACCGAGGAGCTCGCCCACGTCGAGATCCTCGTGACGATGATCGACCGGCTGCTCGACCACATCCCCCTGAAGCCGGACGCCGCCGACCGCAGCAAGGAAGCCGCCGCCGGCTACGGGACGCACAACCCGCAGCACGCGATCGTCAACGGCGGGGGCGCCTACTACCGCGACAGCATGGGCCTGCCCTGGAGCGGCGGCTACGTGACCGCCAGCGGCAACCTGATGGCCGACTTCCACTACAACGCCACGGCCGAGATGCAGGGCCGGCTGCAGGTCGCCCGGCTCTACAACATGACCGACGACCCGGGCGTCAAGGAGACGCTGAAGTTCCTCATCGCCCGTGACCACATGCACCAGATGCAGTGGCTCGCCGCCATCGAGGAGCTCAAGGCCGACGGGCTCGAGGGCATCCCGGTACCCGAAGCCTTCCCGATCGAGGAGGAGCCGGGCGACGCCGGCTTCGCCTTCATCCTGGCCTCGGACGGCCCCGAGGCCGCCGCCGGTCGCTGGGCGCACGGCCCGACCCCGGACGGCCGCGGCGAGTTCACCGCCCGGCCGATCGAGGCCGCCGCCGACGCCCCGCAGCTGCCCCCGGGTGACCCGCGCCTGTTCCCGACGCCGCAGATGCCGGGTCAGTCGATGCTGCAGAAGGCCAAGGACATGCTCACCTGA
- a CDS encoding ATP-binding protein, translating to MTLAADTQSSTRDCGLLTDLARVLRAHLPRPRRAPTPPERPSPEDAVVRALCHDMRSPLASLEAVLGSLDRAPAQAAELLALARAQAAHLSSMLRTADATGGAVRQSPTTRRLGDVLCASVAASGLPRSQLALEVDGDAGDVGVADARVQRILINLLENAHRHGNGAPVRLRATARTGWVELALSQAGVPVDRVVQHLQTSRPPVDLTGLGLWSVQRQAGELGGRVLWSENGSVFTLVVQLPDR from the coding sequence GTGACCCTGGCTGCCGACACACAGTCGTCCACGCGTGACTGCGGACTGCTCACCGATCTGGCCCGAGTGCTGCGCGCGCACCTGCCGCGCCCGCGCCGGGCCCCCACCCCACCGGAGAGGCCCAGCCCCGAGGACGCCGTCGTCCGCGCGCTCTGCCACGACATGCGCAGCCCACTGGCCTCGCTGGAGGCGGTGCTCGGGTCGCTGGACCGCGCGCCCGCGCAGGCCGCCGAGCTGCTCGCGCTCGCCCGGGCGCAGGCGGCGCACCTGTCGTCGATGCTGCGCACGGCCGACGCGACCGGCGGAGCGGTCCGGCAGTCGCCGACCACCCGCCGCCTCGGCGACGTCCTCTGCGCGTCGGTCGCCGCCTCGGGGCTGCCCCGGTCGCAGCTGGCACTCGAGGTGGACGGCGACGCCGGCGACGTCGGCGTCGCGGACGCCCGCGTGCAGCGCATCCTGATCAACCTGCTGGAGAACGCCCACCGCCACGGGAACGGCGCCCCGGTGCGGCTGCGGGCGACCGCCCGCACCGGCTGGGTGGAGCTGGCGCTCAGCCAGGCCGGCGTGCCCGTCGACCGCGTCGTCCAGCACCTGCAGACCTCGCGGCCGCCGGTGGACCTCACCGGCCTCGGGCTTTGGTCGGTGCAGCGGCAGGCCGGCGAGCTCGGGGGCCGGGTGCTGTGGTCGGAGAACGGTTCCGTGTTCACCCTCGTCGTGCAGCTCCCCGACCGCTGA
- a CDS encoding response regulator transcription factor, with protein sequence MGETDDATAADRRPPVDVVVVDDHPLFTRGLSLLLPGLSGGRVRVVGTTEDASAAAALVRRHHADVAIVDLHMPPPGGTRAIAAIRRADPLVRVVALSGLAEADAAIEALRAGASGFLPKTADPDALVRPLLAVLDGWAVLPEAVLRQLLDEATPSGEQSIADALTADERRLWRLIADGTSTVDIATTLHVSERTTKRLVAHLLRRLDVATRVEAAALAGRVGLGKDSGAPGRETG encoded by the coding sequence GTGGGCGAGACCGACGACGCGACCGCTGCTGACCGCAGGCCGCCGGTGGATGTGGTGGTCGTCGACGACCACCCGCTGTTCACGCGTGGGCTGAGCCTGCTGCTGCCCGGGCTCAGCGGAGGTCGGGTCCGCGTGGTGGGGACCACGGAGGACGCGTCGGCCGCCGCGGCGCTGGTGCGCCGGCACCACGCCGACGTGGCGATCGTCGACCTGCACATGCCGCCGCCCGGCGGAACCAGGGCCATCGCGGCGATCCGCCGGGCCGATCCGCTGGTCCGGGTGGTCGCGCTCTCCGGGCTGGCCGAGGCCGACGCCGCCATCGAGGCGCTGCGCGCCGGGGCGTCGGGCTTCCTGCCCAAGACCGCGGACCCGGACGCGCTGGTACGGCCGCTGCTGGCCGTCCTCGACGGGTGGGCGGTGCTGCCGGAGGCGGTGCTGCGCCAGTTGCTCGACGAGGCGACGCCGTCCGGGGAGCAGAGCATCGCCGACGCGCTGACCGCCGACGAGCGACGGCTGTGGCGGCTGATCGCCGACGGCACGAGCACCGTGGACATCGCGACGACGCTGCACGTCTCGGAGCGGACGACCAAGCGGCTCGTGGCGCACCTGCTGCGCCGGCTGGACGTGGCGACCCGGGTGGAGGCGGCGGCGCTGGCCGGCCGGGTGGGCCTCGGAAAGGACTCCGGCGCGCCGGGACGGGAGACCGGGTGA
- a CDS encoding PH domain-containing protein: MTAPPPARRTSPRIVLVHTITFRQARQFVPVLIPIGAATGFGGGTGTIAALVLGVTLFSLAAAAVAWWRFGYTDGPTAVVVTRGLLSRSVRTVPNDRIRGVEVEAPALHRLFGLVRVRIDAAAGTAGQDEELLVDGVPRAEGDRLRVAVLTHRSTSAEAPGGGAAAPPEEELSRWDNRWLCYAPLVGSYLALPLAGIGALFRLGEELPDDLLGDVLDVDVPSGAVIGAVVVGMLLLVLAGSIIGAAIVNWGFRLVRRGRTLVAVRGLLTRRHTELELDRIRGVAVSEGLGMRLVGAARAGALVTGLGDAERRGQLLPLGPRDEAWTLTHRLVDDPGPLTAHPPAALRRRIVRAVTVGLSVTAGGVVLLAATGRWDVLAAGIVLTALGVPLAYGLYGALGHAAGPRSFSVRRGWLVREQVVLERRAVVGWEIRQSVFQRRAGLATVTACVGAGSGGYPAVDMAAGDVAAFALAASEPWAGALERPRR, from the coding sequence GTGACCGCTCCCCCACCCGCCCGGCGCACCTCCCCCCGGATCGTGCTCGTGCACACGATCACCTTCCGGCAGGCCCGCCAGTTCGTGCCCGTGCTCATCCCGATCGGCGCCGCCACCGGGTTCGGCGGCGGCACGGGCACGATCGCCGCCCTGGTCCTGGGCGTCACCCTCTTCTCGCTCGCCGCCGCCGCCGTGGCCTGGTGGCGGTTCGGCTACACCGACGGCCCGACGGCGGTCGTCGTCACCCGCGGGCTGCTCTCCCGCTCGGTGCGCACGGTGCCCAACGACCGCATCCGCGGCGTCGAGGTGGAGGCGCCCGCGCTGCACCGCCTGTTCGGGCTGGTCCGGGTACGCATCGACGCCGCCGCCGGCACCGCCGGGCAGGACGAGGAGCTGCTCGTCGACGGCGTGCCGCGCGCCGAGGGCGACCGGCTGCGGGTCGCCGTCCTGACCCACCGCTCCACATCGGCGGAGGCACCGGGGGGCGGCGCCGCGGCACCGCCGGAGGAGGAGCTCTCCCGCTGGGACAACCGGTGGCTGTGCTACGCACCCCTGGTCGGCAGCTACCTGGCGCTGCCGCTGGCCGGGATCGGCGCGCTGTTCCGCCTGGGCGAGGAGCTGCCCGACGACCTGCTCGGCGACGTCCTCGACGTCGATGTCCCGTCCGGGGCGGTGATCGGCGCGGTCGTCGTGGGCATGCTGCTGCTGGTCCTCGCCGGCTCGATCATCGGCGCCGCGATCGTCAACTGGGGCTTCCGGCTGGTGCGGCGCGGACGCACGCTGGTCGCGGTGCGCGGCCTGCTCACCCGGCGGCACACCGAGCTGGAGCTCGACCGCATCCGCGGCGTCGCGGTCTCCGAGGGCCTGGGCATGCGGCTGGTGGGAGCCGCCCGGGCGGGTGCGCTGGTCACCGGGCTGGGCGACGCCGAGCGGCGCGGGCAGCTGCTGCCGCTCGGCCCCCGCGACGAGGCGTGGACGCTGACCCACCGGCTGGTCGACGACCCGGGGCCGCTCACCGCGCATCCCCCGGCCGCGCTGCGCCGGCGGATCGTGCGGGCGGTCACCGTGGGGCTGTCGGTCACCGCGGGCGGCGTGGTGCTGCTCGCCGCCACCGGCCGCTGGGACGTGCTGGCGGCGGGCATCGTGCTGACCGCCCTGGGTGTCCCGCTCGCGTACGGCCTCTACGGAGCGCTCGGGCACGCGGCGGGCCCGCGCTCGTTCAGCGTGCGGCGCGGCTGGCTGGTGCGCGAGCAGGTCGTCCTCGAGCGCCGCGCGGTCGTGGGCTGGGAGATCCGGCAGTCGGTGTTCCAGCGGCGCGCCGGGCTCGCGACGGTCACCGCCTGCGTGGGCGCCGGCAGCGGGGGCTACCCGGCCGTGGACATGGCCGCCGGTGACGTCGCCGCCTTCGCCCTCGCCGCGTCCGAGCCGTGGGCCGGCGCGCTGGAGCGGCCACGGCGGTGA
- a CDS encoding PH domain-containing protein produces the protein MREPAWELPRSAIGLWVTESVFSTILVWLAVGAFLLFVPDDGGPLPLLHRLLPVAAGLHSVVAVGIRPWFKHRVYRWEITAEAAYTRTGWLTQTWTLVPISRIQTVDVTRGVLQQMFGLATVAVLTASSQGTVRIWHLEHDVAQRVADDLAHRAELVRDQAT, from the coding sequence GTGCGCGAGCCCGCCTGGGAGCTCCCGCGGTCGGCGATCGGGCTCTGGGTGACCGAGAGCGTGTTCAGCACGATCCTCGTGTGGCTGGCCGTCGGCGCCTTCCTGCTGTTCGTGCCCGACGACGGGGGGCCGCTGCCGCTGCTGCACCGGCTGCTGCCCGTCGCCGCCGGGCTCCACTCGGTCGTCGCGGTGGGCATCCGCCCGTGGTTCAAGCACCGGGTGTACCGCTGGGAGATCACCGCCGAGGCCGCCTACACGCGCACCGGCTGGCTCACCCAGACCTGGACGCTCGTGCCGATCTCGCGCATCCAGACCGTCGACGTCACCCGCGGCGTCCTCCAGCAGATGTTCGGCCTGGCCACCGTCGCGGTGCTCACCGCCTCCAGCCAGGGAACCGTGCGGATCTGGCACCTGGAGCACGACGTCGCCCAGCGCGTCGCCGACGACCTCGCCCACCGCGCGGAACTGGTCCGCGACCAGGCCACGTGA
- a CDS encoding rhodanese-like domain-containing protein: MPQQVPTVPASELPEDAVVLDVREDDEWVHGHIEGATHIPMGDVPARLDELPEGDPLYVTCRGGGRSARVAAWLNQNGFDAVNVGGGMGEWQAAGKPMVSETGEEPFVR; this comes from the coding sequence ATGCCGCAGCAGGTTCCGACCGTGCCCGCCTCCGAGCTGCCCGAGGACGCCGTGGTCCTCGACGTCCGGGAGGACGACGAGTGGGTGCACGGCCACATCGAGGGCGCGACCCACATCCCGATGGGCGACGTCCCGGCCCGGCTCGACGAGCTGCCCGAGGGCGACCCGCTCTACGTCACCTGCCGCGGCGGTGGTCGCTCGGCGCGGGTGGCCGCGTGGCTGAACCAGAACGGGTTCGACGCGGTGAACGTCGGCGGCGGCATGGGTGAGTGGCAGGCCGCGGGCAAGCCGATGGTGAGCGAGACCGGCGAGGAGCCCTTCGTCCGCTGA
- a CDS encoding SigE family RNA polymerase sigma factor, with translation MERDEAFTRYVDERWPVLVRSAVLLGCTRTEAEDLVQTALVRCYVAWEKVSSASNRDAYVYRVLVNCHHDSHRRRWWRERPTDEVPDAITEDRTGQVDDADAVQRALRRLSAPHRQVVVLRYYAHLGEQQIAEALRIAPGTVKSRLSRALAQLSTDLDVTALRGGRAS, from the coding sequence GTGGAGCGGGACGAGGCGTTCACGCGGTACGTGGACGAGCGCTGGCCGGTGCTCGTCCGCTCCGCGGTGCTCCTCGGCTGCACCCGCACCGAGGCCGAGGACCTGGTGCAGACGGCGCTGGTGCGCTGCTACGTGGCATGGGAGAAGGTCAGCAGCGCGAGCAACCGGGACGCCTACGTGTACCGCGTGCTGGTCAACTGCCACCACGACTCCCACCGCAGGCGGTGGTGGCGGGAGCGGCCGACCGACGAGGTGCCCGACGCGATCACCGAGGACCGCACCGGCCAGGTCGACGACGCCGACGCCGTCCAGCGCGCGCTGCGCCGGCTGAGCGCGCCGCACCGCCAGGTCGTCGTGCTGCGGTACTACGCCCACCTGGGCGAGCAGCAGATCGCCGAGGCGCTGAGGATCGCGCCGGGAACGGTGAAGAGCCGGCTCTCCCGCGCGCTCGCCCAGCTCTCGACCGACCTCGACGTCACCGCGCTGCGCGGCGGGAGGGCATCGTGA